The Malus sylvestris chromosome 14, drMalSylv7.2, whole genome shotgun sequence genome segment GTCCTAATCCTTCTGCTAATGACtggttgggagtcttttctccaGCAAAATTCAAGTAATGTGTAATTTTGCCACTCTCATAATTATTAatcaagttcttttttttttcttttctgtataTATTAGTGTGATAGGTCAACTTTCAGAGGTTTAATTTAAGCCCTTAGATTTTTATAGGGTTGAGATCAAAATATTCAATTCAACATATATTCTTGGGCATTGTTGTGTGTGTGAAATTTGTGTCTACAGTTTAGGGTTATTAGCTTACACTTTCGGTTTGTGCTCCTTTTAATGATCTTCCACCTTCTAAGAATCTAATATTTTGGCCGTTTAATTCAAGGCACAAATGAGCTTCCCTCTCTTACTTATTTGATACATATATGTAGCCAATTATTCAATACTTCTTTTATGGTATGTATCACTTAGTAGTCTAGGAGATCAATGATTTGATCTTATATGTGGGAATCTTTTTGCAACGGTAAAATTTTGCATCAAAGTCGTACAGATGAATGAGACATAGCATTGTAGTGGGAACcgaagtttaaaaaaaaaaaaagttactcgCACATATCAAACTGTTATTGACAATTAATAATATGATATACACTTACTGTGTTTGCTGGCGTGTTTCAAACTTTCATTACAACATAAGCATTTGAAAATCCAATTAAGGGCAGTAACGGGTTGTGCGCGGCCTATCCATTTATATTGATGTTGTGTTGTGTCAACTGACGGGTTGATTAACTCGCAAAATGACATCACGCATACTATTTATCTagaaaattaatattatttttaatttattattataatattatatgaCTTTCCATAGCGTCGTATACTCATGGGTGGTTCGGTATGAGATACCATACCGAAAATAGTATCCCGaattccaaaccaaaatttttcaGGAcgagaatttgaagaccaatcccaaaccaaattttcgggaatcccaaaatatttttgggattTCGTAAtaaatcgggaatcccaaatttaaatatgaaattttgaattgttgttcaaatatataattcaagaacACATTCATGAACTAGGAATAATGTCATTTCATTCACACTACCATTTAATCTAAAACTAGCATGCCTGATTGTTTTTATCagagtcaaaattcaaattaattaaaccctttttgcaATCTGTTGAGAGACAAGAAAATGAAGTCTTCTGAAATCATCAGCCATGACAGCAgcaataataaaatccaaatgaatatCAAACAGAATATGAAAAATATGCAAGGTGTAGGGCATTCCAGGTTGCGGAGCATGAATTAGAAACTACTAGcatcaattataaaagaataatatatatatatataatatgtatatatatatataataattaatattatatattttcggttcggtatgggattctCGAAATATCGAGAAGCCAATCCCGAATCCTGTACCGAAATTTCGGGATCGGTTCgggaatttcggtttgggaaatttttggtttggaatcgggattttttcggttcgaTTCGGGATTTTCGGGATTTTTTTCCACCCCTACTTCATGCATATTCCGAATCATGTATTGAATGTCGTGCACATATTTCTTAATTGTTCTTTGTTATTTTACTacattatcttctttttttcttccactgcatatttttagataaagcttgtatattaactaattaataaaacaagtCAAATTATGTTTATGGCAgtgcatcaacttgtccattcaCAGAAGATTACTATGAGCCATATCTATGCACAGCTCCTATCAAGGTAAATAGTTGTTACTTTACTTGGCCTTGTTGCACTTCAAATGCTCGAGAGCTATTCTCCCACTGAACTCAAATCTTGTTGCTTTATCATTTCTTGCAGTACAAGTATGCCAACCACTCCGATGCTAACTACAACAAGACAGGCAAAAACACTTTGTATTTCCGATTGATCAATCAACGGGCAGATTTCGCATTTGCATTGTTCTCCGGCGGGTTGTCAAGCGTGAGTCCATCCTTGTTTCTTCTCTTTCAGTTACTCTAGTTGCTCCAAAAAATGTTTTATATCGttacaacattttgaatgtttgAACTACTAATAGTTGCGCTCAAGTGTTGTTAATTGATTCTGAGTATATGATTTTTTGTGTAATGCAGCCGAAATTAGTGGCAATTTCTAATGCTATAGTTTTCGCAAATCCGAAGGCGCCTCTTTACCCTCGTCTTGCCCTGGGGAAGCACTGGGATGAAGTACGTTTATGTTCCGGTCATAGTGATAAACTGCTCCATTTGTTTTGAAGCTATGTAGGATGTACCTGTGAAACTGAGTTCCTATAAATATTGTTTTATTCTTTTGCAGATGACAGTAACCTGGACAAGCGGCTACGACATCAGTGAAGCTGTACCGTTTGTTGAGTGGGGTTTCGCAGGAGAAGCTCGAACTCGATCCCCAGCAGGAACATTGACTTTCCCTCGAGGGAGCATGTGTGGTATGAATCATATGATCAATCTaatttcaacaacaacaaagctaaCTTTATATATAAGGATTTGTGAAAAGAGAGAgacaaattgaaaaagaaaaaacaaatgttgTGATCAATGAAGTTCTTGTGATAATTTGCAGATGAACCGGCGAGAACAGTTGGTTGGCGCGATCCTGGTTTCTTCCACACAAGTTTTCTGAAAGATTTGTGGcctaattcaaagtatgcagcTTGAAAATCATCACATTTCATGAGAAATGTTTGTTCTGTCCTGAAGGCTTTAGTATCGATTGATTGTTTATACAGGTACACTTACAAGCTTGGTCATAGATTATACAATGGTTCCTATATCTGGAGCAAGACGTACAATTTTACGTCATCCCCGTATCCAGGACAGGACTCGTTACAGAAGGTTGTCATATTCGGTGACATGGGAAAGGtaaattcaagaaaatgaaaaactagCAAGCTTGGTGGAGATGTTGAATGGACAATGAAAATTTTTCTACAAAACTTTACATGTCACATTTAATTTCTGCAAATGTAGCTGCAAAGATGTTTATCTTTGTTCGTACAAAACAAAGTTTCACATTTCCTCGCACGAATTTCAGGCTGAGCGTGACGGTTCAAATGAATACGCTGATTACCAGCCCGGCTCACTCCTTACCACAGATGCACTGATCAAGGACCTGGATAACATTGACATAGTTTTCCACATTGGAGATATGCCCTATGCCAATGGATACATCTCACAGTGGGACCAGTTCACATCTCAGGTGGAACCCATTGCATCAGCTGTGCCCTACATGGTTGCAAGGTTTGCATTGCTTATCCTATCCTTGCTGATGTGTTTGTATGTATAAGTTCACATTTCTGAAACTTACATGATGATTTGCTCCAACAGCGGCAATCACGAACGTGATACACCAAACACCGGAGGCTTCTATGACACGAATGATTCAGGCGGTGAATGTGGTGTGCCGGCTGAGACCATGTTTTTTGTTCCTGCTGAGAACAGAGCTAAGTTCTGGTAAATAACATCAAATGACTATGTGCCTTACTATTGTGCCTTGTTACACAAGAAAGATTTTTGGGAAATAAGAAATGTTATTTTGTTTGTACCTGAATCATTACAGGTATCAAACAGACTATGGAATGTTCCACTTCTGCATAGCAGACACTGAGCACGATTGGAGGGAAGGTTCTGAGCAGTACAAATTCATTGAAAAGTGCCTTGCAGCAGCTGACAGGAACAAACAGCCTTGGCTGATATTCGCCGGTCATCGAGTTCTCGGTTATTCCTCCAACTCTTGGTATGGCATGGAGGGTTCATTTGCAGAGCCTATGGGAAGAGATGACATGCAAAAACTCTGGCAAAAGTACAAGGTGGACATTGCTTTCTATGGCCATGTCCATAactatgaaagaatatgccCCATTTATCAGGTAAACAAAAGACAACAGCATTTTACTGAGAATTTCCTGCAACCTATATTTCTTTAATAGCAATATTTCGGACAATAGAGTATTAGACGATCAGAACTACACACCAGGACCAAAACGCTAAGAAAGCAACCCACCTTCCCCTTACTTAAATGGATTAGAAGGAACCTAGCCTCTGATAGAACGCCCTGTCCCTCCAAACACCCTCATCACCCAAAATTTATTGGCCAAAGTTTATTAGGATATGTGAATGAATAACACAATGTGGCCAAAGTTTATTAGGATATGTGAAATATTTTATAGTTTGCCAAGTTCTGCTTAACTAATATTGATTCTTCATCGTCTGATGCCGGTGTTTTGCAGAATCAATGCGTAAACTCGGAAACATCCCACTATTCAGGGACGGTGAACGGAACAATCCATGTAGTTGTTGGAGGAGGAGGCAGCCACTTATCAGCTTTCAGCACACTGAAGACAGTTTGGAGCGTTTACCAAGATCTCGACTTTGGATACACGAAACTCACAGCATTTAACCACTCATCACTTCTGTTTGAGTACATGAAGAGCAGTGACGGCAAGGTCTATGATTCCTTCACAATCTCAAGGGATTACAGAGATGTTTTGGCATGTGTTCATGATGGCTGTGAACCAACCACTTTGGCTTCATGATCAAGTTTTATCTAATTAATTAcactattttcttttctaatcaAGCCAATTTTTTAGCTTGGAAAAGAGATTAGCCATTTAATTAGTGAAGCTAaataagttgtgaatgcaaGAAGCAATTGCCAGTGCGCTTTCTGGTTATTTTCTATTATTGAATAATGAATAATTCCTATTTTCATGTTTAAGAAGTTTCGCATACTGCCAGTGGTCGATTGCCAATTCTATATTCGATCATAAGACTTCTCAATTCATAACTTTCCTCGTTTCaagtaaacaaaaagaaaacacgCAATGGGTATCCTCATTTCTTGCGTTAGTATACTGACTTGCAAGAACATTCAAgcacttttctttttccaagaaaaacatcaaaattgattaattattatgaaAGTAACACCTATACTacttaaaagataaaaaatgatTTAGAAACTTTAGTTTAAAAATTGCTAAAAGAGGCTAAAAAATATTGTGAATTTTGCTATAATTCTTGTAATCTTAGGCTTTCTTACTTGTAAGGCAAGTAAGCTCGATATgtttagtataaataaaggcacaatgtagagGTTAAATACACAGAATTTTCGTacatctctcttttctctgtGGCGCTGCACTCTTTCTCGTTCAGTTAAATTTAGGCCATAACAGGACTACCTTAAAAACAATGATACAGTTTCTTCAATAAAACTGACCAAACAAAACAATGAGaatcaataataataataataataagaaaattaataaatagtGGAAATTTAAACCTGGTTTGAAATTGTATATAAATCTGGGTAAGACATATAGTGTTAAGCATATTTGGGTATGACCACTTTTAACAGAGATGGAGGGCTTCAGCTTCTTGTCTCTGAAAGTcacatttctattgattttcttgGTGAATTTCACAGTAGGTCATAACCACTACAGGAATACAGAGGGAGGTGATGGAGTGCAACCACTTTCCGAGATCTTGATCCACAAAACCGTTAATGCGATTGACCAACGTGCTTCCGTCCGTGCGTACCCTGTTATTCTTGGCATCACGTTAACATAAACTGCACTTTGAGTATTGTTATTTGTATCAATGACATTCATAAAATGCAGTACGAACAGTTTTACGGAATGTTCTACTTCTGCATAGCGGACACTTAGCATGATTGGAGGGAAGGTTCTGAGCAGTACAGATTCATTGAGAAGTGCATTGCAACGGCTGACAGGAACAAACAGCCTTGGCTGATATTTGTGGCTCATCGGGTTCTCGGTTATTCTGCCAACTCTTGGTATGGAATGGAGGGTCAATTTTCCGATCCTATGGGAAGAGATGACATGCAAAAGCTCTGGCAAACGTACAAGGTGGGACATTGTGGGCATGTCCATGACTACGAAAGAATATGCCCCATTTATCAGGTATGCAAAAGATCATACCATTTTAGTATTTGACTTAGAAATTCTTAGGAGACCAGAATTACACATTAAGGATATGTCGTTGCACTAAAAGAGTAAGTTCATCTCTTTTGGATCAGGCCATAGGGCCATAGGCCATGTTTTAGCCCGAAATGAGACAAAATCGAACTCCAATGGAGGGTTGGGCTATAAAAAAGAGGACCCACCAGGCCATTTCTCAGCCCGTTGGTCATCAGGCTGGGTATTTTGAGCCAGCCAACCCGTTTAAAGGGGCCCAAGTTATCAGCAGCCCATTTGCTAGCTAAAGTCAGTTAGCCattggttttcaacttttttaatttttttcctgtAAAATACCTAAGCTAtttctacaccatttctcacattaCTTTCGCTCTTCCAtattatcttacctcattttatttgaCACACCATGACCCGGATCAATCTTGAAGAAAGCTCGggtttcttcatttttcaatcttagaatttcttcattttctccgGATTACTTGCTTTCTTGAGTATAGGGACAAGTTCAAGAAGCTTAGGTGATTTTTCAATAAGTTTGGGTCGTGTTTGGAGGTGGTATGGTGGATGCCTAaagccatctccaatcgaagggGTTATGTTTAGCCCCTGTCCAGATTATAGCCCTataagaaacttttttttttagcgGGGGGATTCAATGACTAACAGTCATGGAAGTATGATCTATTTCTTTACACCCAAGTTCGAATTCATGCAGTATGATCCATTTCTTTACACCCAAGTTCGAATCCCTGCTCGTACAATTTTTAATGAGTTTTGGAGTTAGGTTTAATAAAAAAGGCGAAGGCTCTGATAAGACTTTTTATTTGGGATCgatcatattttttttgttgacaaaCGATAACTGTAATAGATTAAATTGTTAGTTGCAGAAGAAAAGGGATCAAACTCACTTCAAAAATGCATATGTATGATTACTTTCTGCCGCTGAGAGGTAAAAAGCtgttgtagacattgaaatttcggtggcataaatgttagccattgcattaagattacatttgtaaacattgaaattttggtgaaataaatgttgaccattgtattaaaattacaaccttcattcacttcacctacaacatccaccaagttcacctacaacatccaccaagtttcacctacaaacatccaccaagtttcacctacaacatccaccaaaattcacctacaacatccaccaaaacaaatggatggtggtgattcgttcccaaagcctataaataggctcatccatcaaagaatcaataaaccaattcacaaatacatttctctactcccaaattggaagagaatactccccacacatccaaaatccttgaagctttgaaactctaaagctttcaagcatccaacctcccaaattcaagcaaatcccgaaggatcaagaaagtcctcttcgttcttcgtcaaatccttcttcaagatcaag includes the following:
- the LOC126598837 gene encoding nucleotide pyrophosphatase/phosphodiesterase-like — protein: MESFFSFLSLKAAFLLIFLVNFSVGHKHYRNKEGGDGVQPLSQILIHKTVHAIHEKASVHVYPVVLGTTGKDYEWVTVNVVSPNPSANDWLGVFSPAKFNASTCPFTEDYYEPYLCTAPIKYKYANHSDANYNKTGKNTLYFRLINQRADFAFALFSGGLSSPKLVAISNAIVFANPKAPLYPRLALGKHWDEMTVTWTSGYDISEAVPFVEWGFAGEARTRSPAGTLTFPRGSMCDEPARTVGWRDPGFFHTSFLKDLWPNSKYTYKLGHRLYNGSYIWSKTYNFTSSPYPGQDSLQKVVIFGDMGKAERDGSNEYADYQPGSLLTTDALIKDLDNIDIVFHIGDMPYANGYISQWDQFTSQVEPIASAVPYMVASGNHERDTPNTGGFYDTNDSGGECGVPAETMFFVPAENRAKFWYQTDYGMFHFCIADTEHDWREGSEQYKFIEKCLAAADRNKQPWLIFAGHRVLGYSSNSWYGMEGSFAEPMGRDDMQKLWQKYKVDIAFYGHVHNYERICPIYQNQCVNSETSHYSGTVNGTIHVVVGGGGSHLSAFSTLKTVWSVYQDLDFGYTKLTAFNHSSLLFEYMKSSDGKVYDSFTISRDYRDVLACVHDGCEPTTLAS